A portion of the Camelus ferus isolate YT-003-E chromosome 16, BCGSAC_Cfer_1.0, whole genome shotgun sequence genome contains these proteins:
- the PSMB3 gene encoding proteasome subunit beta type-3, protein MSIMSYNGGAVMAMKGKNCVAIAADRRFGIQAQMVTTDFQKIFPMGDRLYIGLAGLATDVQTVAQRLKFRLNLYELKEGRQIKPYTLMSMVANLLYEKRFGPYYTEPVIAGLDPKTFKPFICSLDLIGCPMVTDDFVVSGTCTEQMYGMCESLWEPNMDPEHLFETISQAMLNAVDRDAVSGMGVIVHIIEKDKITTRTLKARMD, encoded by the exons ATG TCTATTATGTCCTATAACGGAGGGGCCGTCATGGCCATGAAGGGGAAGAACTGTGTGGCCATCGCTGCCGACAGGCGCTTCGGGATCCAGGCCCAGATGGTGACCACGGACTTCCAGAAGATCTTTCCCATGGGCGACCGGCTGTATATCGGCCTGGCCGGGCTCGCCACCGACGTCCAGACAGT CGCCCAGCGCCTCAAGTTTCGGCTGAACCTGTATGAGCTGAAGGAAGGTCGGCAGATCAAGCCTTACACCCTCATGAGCATGGTGGCCAACCTCCTGTATGAGAAACG GTTCGGGCCCTACTACACTGAGCCAGTCATTGCCGGCTTGGACCCAAAGACCTTTAAGCCTTTCATCTGCTCTCTAGACCTCATCGGCTGCCCCATGGTGACTGATGACTTTGTGGTCAGTGGCACCTGCACCGAACAAATGTACGGCATGTGTGAGTCCCTCTGGGAGCCCAACATG GATCCAGAACACCTATTTGAAACCATCTCACAAGCCATGCTGAATGCTGTGGACAGGGACGCAGTGTCGGGCATGGGAGTCATTGTCCACATCAT TGAGAAGGACAAAATCACCACCAGGACACTGAAGGCCCGAATGGACTAA